GATGCGGGCGCCACGGACGTTGAAAGACTGAAATATGGAAGACATTTCAGGCTGCCCGGGGGCACCAGGGTAGTGGTGGGGCGGCACCGGGAGGACAACGAAGCTCTCGAACTCCTGGCGGGCCCGGGAGACATCCTGCTCAAGCACGACGGCGTTCCCGGTCCCCTGACACTCCTCGATCCGAAGGCCCCGTCAGAGGAAATAGAGATGGCCGCCTCCATCGCGGCCAGGTACGGAAAAGATCCGAACAAGAATCAGCCCGTATCTGTCAGGGTCCTGTTCCCGGATGGCGATGAGAACGTCCTGGAAGTCCGGCCCATGGGCCTGGTCGAACTTGAGGCATACCGTGTCGGATGAGCCGGTCCGGATACCGGTGGACGGGGTCCTGGACCTGCACACTTTTCAGCCGAAGGAAGTGGCCGACCTGGTGGAAGAGTATCTTGCGGTCTGCCGCAGCGAGGGGATACTCCAGGTCCGGATCATCCACGGAAAGGGAAAGGGCGTCCAGCGCCGGATCGTCAGGTCCCTCCTCGAAAAGCTGGACTATGTAGCCGATTACCGGAATGCGGAGGAAACGGCAGGCGGATGGGGAGCGACAACGGTCGTTCTCAAGGCAAAAAGTCCATCAGGTATTGAAAGAACATGGAGCAAATGAAAGGCGGAAGTCCGGATTTCGTGTTCTTGTTGGTCAAGTCAAATTCAGTTATTATGGTTGCGTACCATATGTGGCGTTTCTATTGATATTGTCCATTTTGTCAGAGGTCCCTGCATGAAACGGGTAGCGTTCCTGTGTTTGTTATCCCTCATCCTGACGGCATCCGCAGTCCCGGAGGCTTACGGTGAATTAATGCGGGGGGGCGCCACTTTAAGTTCTGTTTCCTCGGTAGTGAAGATAAGCAGGGAAGGCAACGGACTCGACTCTCTCACGGAGGGAGAGGTGCTGTATGTTTTCACGGAAACAGGTGATCCTGTATCCCAGATCGTCGTAAGGGACATCTTCTCAGACGAGATCCACAGTGAACCGCTTCCCGATGCGGTGGGGAGGCAGATCCGGGAAAGCGGGGCTATCCTTATTTTCAGCAACCTCAGGGAATACGGGGATTTTATCAAGGCCTACCTGGACGGATCCAAGGAGGCCTTCGGGAATTTCATCACCAGCCATCCTGACAGCGAACTGCGCGAAGAAGCACAGCGTGTTTTTGATGGCATCGTTTACCGGCCATACAAACTCCAGGGGACACCCCAGGCGCTGAACGAATTTATCGAGAAGAACCCGGAAAATTACTACGTCAGGAATGCTTTGAGAAGAAGGGATGATCTTTTTTACCAGCCGGTCAAGAGTATGGACCGGATCAGCTGTTACCGATGGTTCGTCTCAAACTACCCTGACAACATTAATGTTGACGGGGCCATGGAACGCATCAGTGAACTACTCTCCATCTATGAAAATACCACCCTCGAGGAGGTGGCCAGATATCCTCGAAGTCATAAGGAGAAGAAGATCAAATTTTCCTGTTACCTGCAAAGCGCGCTGCCGGTGTACGTTGAGGGCCCTGGCGTCGGTAGAAAAACAGCACAGTTCAGCAGCCCCAGGAACGTTGGCGAGTACCTCAATTTCCAGGTTGAAGTGAAAGGCATCGTTTTATGGAGGCTTTTTGTCAACAGGGAGGATGAGACGGTTGTAAAAACGATCCTGGAGGCACGAAAGGGCGAGAAAATCCACGTGTATGGTGTCGTGTTCGATGCCACCGGTGGCGCTCCATGGATCGACGTGGATGATGTCGAAAAAAACTGATCCACCGGGAGGTGAGCCGTGACCTGGTATCTTTACATCGTTGCGCTGATGTTTATCGTTACAGGCAGTTTTCTCATCCTCGACACCGACAAGGCCCGGGAGCTGAGCCAGTCCTGGCTGGAAAGCGGCAACTACCGTCTCTGGGGTGTCGCCGCCGCCGTGTTCGGGATCCTGCTGGCAGTGGCCAGCTTCTGGAGCGGGGTGGTCTGGTTCCTTTTCCTCCTTGGACTGCTTGTCGGCGGGATGGGCATCTTCATCTTCGTGGGCGAGGAGGCAAAGGTCGCTCCCCTCATCAGGACCTGGACCTCCATTTCGGACCGGGGGCTCAGGCTGTGGGGCCTCATCCTCGTGGTGACCGGAACGGCGATCCTGTCGTGGGTGTAAATATGGGCCAAAGAGGCCCGCGCGAAGTACAAAGAGCGAAGCTCGAAGGACAAGCCTTCACTTCGCACATCGCGCTTTGCTCTTCGCGCTGCCTGTTGAAAACATGCCGAAGCAGCGATTTGTGAGTAACAAGTGCCAGACGGGCTGAACGAAGCGACAGAAAGGCACCTATGAAATACATCACAATCTTCCCGGAGTACCCCATCAGCATCCACCAGATGGAAGAGCTCAAAAGATACCGTAAGAAGATCATCAACGCCCAGATCGATACGGCCTCCCTCATCAGGGTCCTCAACGGGCCTTCCAGGATCTTGCGCACGGTGGACGGCCACCACGTGAACAAATCGTTCATCGTTGGAGCGAGGGACTACGTGGATCCCACAGCGAGAAAGTCCCAGCTTGCCGATTATGAGCGCAGGAACCAGATCAACCTTTACGTTTCCATGGAGCTTTCCACGGTGGAGGAGGTCGCCGGGATCATCTCGGTGCGAAAGATAACCGATAACGTGGAGCTTTGCCTCGAGCGGGCCATGGCTCCTACCGAGACGGGCGAGTTCATCGGGATGCTCACCGATTGGAGCACGACCAACAAGCTGGATTCCTTTATCGATCCCGGCATCATGAACGTTTTCGACAACGCCAACCTCAGCCACTCATTCCTGGCCGTGAACCGGAACCTTATCAAGAGCTTTGTCCTGGTAAGGGAGATGGGGGAGGAGAATGTAGAACGGGTGATCCAGGCAAAAGCTTGAGTTTTTTCAAGCGATCCAAAAACCAAGATCCAAAATCCAAGATCCAAAAACCAAAATCCAAGACAGGAACTTCAATCCCATGAACGGATAAAGTAGAAGCCCTGGTTTGGAGCTTGGACCTTGGATCTTGTTCCTTTTCCCGGCGACCGCCGGATAAAATCACACCCCTCACGTACCCCCGTAACCGATGGTCACCTTTCCTCCGTCGATGATGACGGGGACCCGGCGGCTGCCGCCGGCGGCCTTGAGCATCTCTTCCAGGAGAGATGAGTCCTGGACAACGTCCCGGTAATCGACTTCCCGCCCCTCATTCCCATAGGCCTCACGGGCCTTGACGGTGTAGGGTCAGCTCAGTTTTCCGTAGATAATGACTTTGGACATGGATTTCCTCCCGGAAAGTTTACGGTTTACAGTATGCGGTGAACGATAAATCGCTTTTACTTCGCCCCCTGATTATAGAGAAAACAGTGTGCAAATTCAAATTTGATTGAAGTGGGCTATAGGAAAGCGGCTTGCCAAGGGACCTTTTACATTCATGGCGCTCTTTGATGCATGTGCTTCACTGTGAACAGTAAACCGAAAACTGTAAACTCTCCCCCCTAAAATCTGGCACATCGAAACCGTTTCTGCTAACTTATGTGGCCTTTTAATCAACAGCAATGACATTGGAGGTTTCCATGCACCTGACAGTGATCCCGGAACGGTGTTCCGGGTGCAAGGTCTGCGAACTGGCCTGCAGCGTCGGCCGGGCCGGGGCCAACAACCCGAAGAAGAGCAGGATCCGGGTCATGGTCCTGTATCCGCATCCTGTCATCCGCATGCCCATCGTCTGCAAACAGTGCGGTGTGCCGAAGTGCGGAGAGGGCTGCCCCACCAACGCCATCTACCGTGAAAACGGCGTGGTCCAGATCGACGAGGAGAAATGCATCTCCTGCTACCAGTGCATCGCCAGCTGTCCCTTCGGGGCCATGTTCCTGCACGAGGAAGTGGAACAGCCGTTAAAGTGCGACCTGTGCGACGGGCAGCCCATGTGTGTGCAGGCGTGCCCCAAGGAGGCTCTCAAGTTCCATCCAAAACATATCCTGGGACAGGCTCACCGCCTTTCCGCGGCACGCAACTACGCGAAGATGAGCAAAGTGGAATACATGGACGGCGGGGAGAAAAAGACCCTCCGGTACGCCAGGATCAAGAAAGGCGGCCAGGATGAAACTTAAAGGCGGCTACTTTTTCAGGATTCTCGAGGTGGACCTGACTTCAGGTACAAGTACGGTGCGGCCTTTTGACGAGGAGTTCGCCCTCAAGTTCATCGGCGGCAGAGGGTTCGGCGCCAGGATACTGGCTGACCACCTCAAGAAGCACGGGAAGGTCGATCCCCTCGGCCCGGAGAATATCCTTGTCATCGCTCCAGGTCCCCTCACGGGAGTCTATCTGCCCTCCTCGGGGAAGAACTCCTTCATCACCCTTTCCCCCGCCACGGGGATCTACGGTGACTCCAGCATCGGGGGCGTTTTCGGGGTTGAGCTGCGGCAGGCGGGGTTCGATGCCGTCGTCCTGAAGGGCCGCGCCCCGGTGCTCTCCTTCCTTTCCATCGAGGACGACAAGATCAAGGTCGTCCCCATGCCGAGGGCGGCGGGCGCCACCAACCTTGAAGCGGAGAAGATGGTCCGTGAGGCGACCGGTGACGAGGACATGAAGATCGCTTCCATCGGCCCGGCCGGGGAGAACGCCGTTGTCTATTCGTGTGTCAACACCGACTGGAGCCGCAACGCCGGACGGATCGGGATCGGCGCCGTCATGGGTTCCAAGAACCTGAAAGCCATTGCGGTGCGGGGCTCGAGGGACCTGCCGGTGGCCAACCTCCCGGCCCTCATGGAGGCGTCCAGGGAAGGGTATGCGCTACTGAAAAACCACGAGTATTTCCGCTTCTGGCAGGAGCAGGGTCTCATGTCGGTGGTGGATTATGCCAACAAGATGGGGATCCTGCCCACCCGCAATTTCCAGGAAACCATCTACGACAGGGCCGACCGCATGAACGGGTACGTCATGGAGGACCGTTACAAGATCGGCGATTCGGCATGCTTCGGCTGTTCCATGACGTGCGGAAACGTCTGCCTCGTCAAGGAGGGCAAGTACCGGGGCACCGTGACGGAAGGCCCCGAATACGAGTCGGCCGCCATGCTGGGCAGCAACCTGGGAACATCCAACTTCGCCTTTATTCTCAAGGCCAACGCCCTGTGTGACGAACTGGGCGTGGACACCATCTCCACCGGGTCCATTATCGCTGCGGTCATTGAGGGTCTCGAGCGGGGTTTCCTTACAGAGGGCGACCTGGACGGGAAGGCCATCGGGTGGGGTGACGAGGACCCGATCCTGGAACTGATCGAAAAGATATCCAGGCGGGAGGGGGTCGGCGACACCCTGGCCGGCGGGGCGAGGTCCATTATCTCGAGGTGGCCCGATATGGCCCGCGTGGTCAACCATGTCAAGGGGCTCGAGCAATCGGCCTACGATGCCCGGGCCGCGATTTCCATGGCCCTTGGCTTCGGGACCTCGGACATCGGTGCCCATCACACCAGGGCCTGGACCGTGGCCACGGAACTGGAGAACGGTACCGGCTGGGGCCTGGAGGAAAAAGCCGATTTCGTCATCTACCACCAGACGGTCAGGCCCCTGTTCGACATGCTGGGTGTCTGCAGGCTTCCCTGGATCGAGCTCGGGTTCCCGGAAGAGTATTATCAGCGCTTTTTTGCCGCGGTCACCGGTGTGGACCTTTCAATGGATGAGCTTATGGCACGTTCCAACCACATCTACGATCTCACACGGGCGATCAACGTCGCCCAGGGAGTGACCCGGAGTGACGATTATCCGCCCCGCAGGACCCTGGAAGACCCGGTGCCCGCCGGTCCCACCGCCGGCAAGTCCGTCGATCGTGAGGAGTACGAGAAGATCCTGAGTATGTACTATGAAAAGCGTGGATGGGACCAGGACGGTAAACCTTCCATGGAACTCTGACGGGAAGGTTTAACCATCCCGAGTGCAAAGTGCAGGGTGCAAAGTGCAGAGGTAAAACAAAAAAAACCGGTGCGTTTCGCTCCGGCCTTTTTCTATGCTTGTTCTGACAACTGATTACTGATTACTTCCCTTCCTCTTTCCCGAACCCCACGATGATGTACGAGCCGCTCTTCTCGTCCTGGCGAAGGCGGACTTGTCCCGCCGGAGCCTGCAACCCGGTTTACTTCCCTTCCTCTTTCCCGAACCCCACGATGATGTACGAGCCGCTCTTCTCGTCCTGGCGAAGGCGGATAAGCCCGTTCCTCTGCGCGTCCTCGAGAAGCTCGCTGAAAGTCCGGTAACCCACAGCGGACTCTGAAAAAGAGGGCTTTTTCCGCTTCATGGTCTCCTTGACCATGGAGGACCACAGGATCTCCTTGTTCTCCCGGACCAGGGCGACGATGGAATCCACCAGGAGCTGGAATGCCGATTTGCGCCCCTTCGGGATCGATTCGGCCAGCTTTGGCGGTATCCCCACCGGGTTTTCCAGTTCCTCGTAGTAGATGAACTCGTCGCAGTTGTCGGTGAGAAGGGCAGAGGCGGAATCCTGCAGGCTCATGCCGATGACCCGTTTGCCGTTCTCCTTGAGTTTGGAGACGAGGGGTGAAAAATCGGAGTCCCCAGACACGATGACGAAGGTGTCGATGTGCTCCTTGGCCCAGGAGAGGTCCAGGGCGTCCACGACCAGCCTGATGTCGGCCGAGTTCTTTCCGACCATCTGGCGTTTGGGGATCTCGATAAGTTCGAGACCCGCCTCGTGAAGGGCGTGTTTGTAGTCGGCGTAGCGGGTCCAGTCCGCGTAGGCTTTCTTGACCACGATCTTGCCCTTTTCCACCAGACGTTCGATGATCAGCTTGATCTCGAACTTGCCCGATTTTTTCCCTTTGCCCCCCTGGCCCTTGAACCCGAGAACGATGTTCTCGAAATCCACAAACACCGCCAGGGTGTGTCCGTTCTCGTCACGTGACATTGTTGTTCTCCATCATCTCTTTGTTCCAGGTGACGACCTGGTTTTTCCCGCTCTTCTTGGCCCGGTAGAGGGCCAGGTCGGCAAGCCGGATGAGGTCGTCCGGGAAACGGGAGCTGTTATTGGGAAAGCAGGCAACACCCAGGCTTGCCGTGGTCCCGGTTTCGGCGATGCCTTCTCTCAGCCTTTCAGCCAGTCGGCACGCCGGTAATATTTCGGTCCCTGGGGCAAGGACGATGAACTCCTCTCCTCCGAAGCGGGCGGCGATATCCATGTCCCGGATACGCCTCTTGATGACCTCGGCGACGGTCTTGAGCACCTGGTCACCGTACTGGTGCCCGTGTTCGTCGTTGACGCGCTTGAAATCGTCCAGGTCCACCATGATCAGGGAAAGGGGTGTCCCGTAGCGTTTGGACCGGTAGTACTCCTTTTCCAGCGTGGTCATGAACAGACGCCGGTTGAACATGCCTGTCAGGCAGTCCCGGATCGCCAGGTCCTTCATCTTTTCATGGGCGGTCTCGATCTCCCGGACGAAAGCCTGCAGCACGTCCGATTGGGTGACGACCCCGATGAGTTTCCTGCGCCTGTTGATGATGGGGAACCGCCGGAACCCCTTCTCCGTCATGAGGGTTACTGCCCGGTCCAGGGTGGTGTCGGCGTAGAGGGTCTGGACAGGTGACGACATGGCCTGACCGGCGGTGATCCCCTCAAGGCTGCCCCCGTTGGCGGCGAGATGCCGGACGATGTCCCGTTCGCTGATGATCCCGAGGGCCTTTTCCCGGTCCTGGACGATGACACAGGAGATCTTCTTTCCGGACATCCTGCGGACGACCGTCACCAAGGTCGTCCTGGGTGTGACGGTGGCGACCTTTTTGGACATGACAGTGCTGACTTTCACATGATCACCTGTCCGGCAGAGGGTTTGGACTGCTTGATTCAACGGGAAGTTTACACGGTTTTT
The genomic region above belongs to bacterium and contains:
- a CDS encoding Smr/MutS family protein: MSDEPVRIPVDGVLDLHTFQPKEVADLVEEYLAVCRSEGILQVRIIHGKGKGVQRRIVRSLLEKLDYVADYRNAEETAGGWGATTVVLKAKSPSGIERTWSK
- a CDS encoding UXX-star (seleno)protein family 1, which translates into the protein MSKVIIYGKLSUPYTVKAREAYGNEGREVDYRDVVQDSSLLEEMLKAAGGSRRVPVIIDGGKVTIGYGGT
- a CDS encoding 4Fe-4S dicluster domain-containing protein translates to MHLTVIPERCSGCKVCELACSVGRAGANNPKKSRIRVMVLYPHPVIRMPIVCKQCGVPKCGEGCPTNAIYRENGVVQIDEEKCISCYQCIASCPFGAMFLHEEVEQPLKCDLCDGQPMCVQACPKEALKFHPKHILGQAHRLSAARNYAKMSKVEYMDGGEKKTLRYARIKKGGQDET
- a CDS encoding aldehyde ferredoxin oxidoreductase family protein, giving the protein MKLKGGYFFRILEVDLTSGTSTVRPFDEEFALKFIGGRGFGARILADHLKKHGKVDPLGPENILVIAPGPLTGVYLPSSGKNSFITLSPATGIYGDSSIGGVFGVELRQAGFDAVVLKGRAPVLSFLSIEDDKIKVVPMPRAAGATNLEAEKMVREATGDEDMKIASIGPAGENAVVYSCVNTDWSRNAGRIGIGAVMGSKNLKAIAVRGSRDLPVANLPALMEASREGYALLKNHEYFRFWQEQGLMSVVDYANKMGILPTRNFQETIYDRADRMNGYVMEDRYKIGDSACFGCSMTCGNVCLVKEGKYRGTVTEGPEYESAAMLGSNLGTSNFAFILKANALCDELGVDTISTGSIIAAVIEGLERGFLTEGDLDGKAIGWGDEDPILELIEKISRREGVGDTLAGGARSIISRWPDMARVVNHVKGLEQSAYDARAAISMALGFGTSDIGAHHTRAWTVATELENGTGWGLEEKADFVIYHQTVRPLFDMLGVCRLPWIELGFPEEYYQRFFAAVTGVDLSMDELMARSNHIYDLTRAINVAQGVTRSDDYPPRRTLEDPVPAGPTAGKSVDREEYEKILSMYYEKRGWDQDGKPSMEL
- a CDS encoding NYN domain-containing protein; protein product: MSRDENGHTLAVFVDFENIVLGFKGQGGKGKKSGKFEIKLIIERLVEKGKIVVKKAYADWTRYADYKHALHEAGLELIEIPKRQMVGKNSADIRLVVDALDLSWAKEHIDTFVIVSGDSDFSPLVSKLKENGKRVIGMSLQDSASALLTDNCDEFIYYEELENPVGIPPKLAESIPKGRKSAFQLLVDSIVALVRENKEILWSSMVKETMKRKKPSFSESAVGYRTFSELLEDAQRNGLIRLRQDEKSGSYIIVGFGKEEGK
- a CDS encoding GGDEF domain-containing protein — its product is MKVSTVMSKKVATVTPRTTLVTVVRRMSGKKISCVIVQDREKALGIISERDIVRHLAANGGSLEGITAGQAMSSPVQTLYADTTLDRAVTLMTEKGFRRFPIINRRRKLIGVVTQSDVLQAFVREIETAHEKMKDLAIRDCLTGMFNRRLFMTTLEKEYYRSKRYGTPLSLIMVDLDDFKRVNDEHGHQYGDQVLKTVAEVIKRRIRDMDIAARFGGEEFIVLAPGTEILPACRLAERLREGIAETGTTASLGVACFPNNSSRFPDDLIRLADLALYRAKKSGKNQVVTWNKEMMENNNVT